The window AGGTAGAATTTCTGGCCCACATGAGAAACTTCAAAAGGGCTCTCTTTTGTTTCTTGGATGGAGATCGACCAAGTTCTGTGTCTGTTTTCTTCAGCATATCCCACATCACATGCACATCTTCGTACTCGCATTCACTTACATCATGCCGGAGCTTCAATAGCCCTGTTTCATGATTCCAcatgaaggggaaaaaaaaaacacacacacacacaaattaGCTATGCAAATGAATGATATAACCAATAAACTTTATTCTGTAATTGTAGGGTTATTACAATTATTCTGTTAAGATTTAGTTTCAAAATTTCTCTTATTTGAAGTCATGATGCTGTTGGGATTTTGTATCCAGATCCAGATGTTTGTTCTCAATCAGTGAAGAACTCTGAACACAAATGTTCTCCCTCCTGTTAGAATGGATTCAAGATAAAGCTTAgctcttcactttttttttacttttgtatTTTGGCCCATATAGACCATCATTCAAACCTCTACAGTGTCTTAAAACACACTCAATTCATTAACTACTATCCATACATTCAAGCTTCTAACTAGTACCCCAATCAATTGACTGTATTTATTCCTGAAACCTTTTACCTCTCCTTCCCTTAACAGCCAGCCCCACCACCTAATCCTCATGTCGAAAGTCTTCTAAATATCCTTCTTTCCAAGTTTCATCATGTTCCAAGCCCGTTAACCCTAGTTTCTTGTACTTCTGTAAAACCATATTCAAGAAGGATCAGCCCTAATTTACTGAAAACCAAAGGTATCCATATCCGTTTAACTTATATCACCTAGTATCACTTATCATCCATCTCAACAAGATCAACACAGCTACCACCATTTTAAATGTACATTGTTTCTTTGTTGTCCAAAATCCAGATCCATGCAGGACAGTTGGTCTTAATTTTAAGAGTAACATTCTATTTGATTTTCTGGCTTTATGTTGAACCAATGCTAACTTGGGCTATAGCCATATATTGATAATCAATCTTAATACGCTATAGGCCATGTATTGATAATCAACCTCAATAACTCTTTCATAACAGTCCTATTTTCGACGAAATCTCTTCCTACATAATCTAAATCTTTGAATTCTAAAGCACTCATCTGTCTCTTAATTTGAAACCAGAATTTAACACTTGTCTTATCTCATCAATTAATATATCATTGCAAACAGCATACACCATATGAGTCCACTCTGATCAACTCATCTGTAACCAAATGAAAAGATGTTTGGCCCAATACAAACCCCAAGTGTTTGCAAAATATGATTGGCCACGACTCTGGTCTTTATGCTAGTAATTCTGATACTAGTTACAGTTCCATCATACCAACCCCTCCACTATGTCAATAGATTTTCTTGAATCATTTTTATTCTTCAAATCCAGTCAAACGATCACTTTATACCCTATCATATGCTCACTTATAGTCATAAAAATGATTGAAGATCCTTCTTCACTCTCCTTAATTATCCCATCCATCACTAAATAGCTCTAGTTTAATTACACTAACTAAGATTGATTTTATAACATTTTAGTTCCATTTCTTAATCTGGTCTTGATTATTTTCCAAGTTCCATATAACCACTATAAAGTTTAATTCCACTGTACTTCTCTGAATATCACCCTTCCTCACATATGAAGATATAATTGCTGAAAATATTTCTTCCATATTTCATCACCAAACTGTATATTGTCTATATCCTCACTCTAAATGCATCTAATATGCTCCAGGTTCCTATTTTTCCACTTCACTCTACCATGTATAGGAACTCTTCATAGTCCTTATACCATAATCTATCCTTGAATCCTAGGCTCAAGAATTTACGGTGTCCAAGTATTTCTTAGAATCCAGAATACCTAAATAGTAATGAACATCATTTGCCTCCCAATTCCAAAATCGAtcattcctctttctttttttggctgaTATATGAGAGTTTAAACATATAATATCTTTAGGATAAGCAGGAATGAGGAGGGATCACTTCCACAATTTCAAAGGCCAAGCAGGGCATGGCCATAGTTCAAAGGCTTAAACCAATTAGTGTTGAAATCCGCAATCAAAAGAGAAAGCAAAGTTAGGAAGACATACCGCTCTTACGAATACCAAGACGTGTAGCAGTGCGGCTCCAAACTCTTCGCAGGAGAAACATCACCTCCTCCCACCACTCcaaacacctctctctctcactctctctacCCATCCCTAATAAGGAGGCCCTTCTCTTTTAGCTCAGGGATCAAAGACGTTAAAGAACAATCGCCCTGATTTGAAAGCCTTCTCTTAGCTCCGGGATCAAAGACGAAGACAATAAAGAacaatcgagagagagagagagagaagcagagaGATCAGataagaattgagatttcccttTCCTGAACCCTCGCCCCTAGAATCTCAAGATTGCTTCTGAACAaattaaaacaacaaaaataaaggggaagaaatcaataaaaataggTACCGAATAAATAGAAATGGAGATAGGGTTATCAAAAGAGAGAACCCGAAATTCTAGGGTTTGCAGAAACTAAACTCGGCAATGGCTACGACTCATCCCCTGTCTCTCTGTTCTCCCGCGCTATAGAGACTTCAGTAAATCCCTCGGTCGTGGTCGGTGTTGTGGTCGTGGTCGGTGTTGTGGTCGTGAATCACGACCCCCGGTCTGAAATCGTCTTCTAAAGAACCGCCACGTGTAAATTTATAGCCGTTGCGAACGTGTCCGTATTCAATGGGGTTTGATCACGTTGAATGGAACGGGACGGACGGGGTTCTTAGTCTTCACGTCAGTAAAAGAAGAATGGACGCGTCAAACCTTTTTCCCCGTACACGTggctaaaatattttattttcgtCCTTCAGATCATGGGATTTTGATCCGGGACACGGACGGCAACTATGCTATTATTATATGGTTGCGTGTCGACTACGGAGTGGTGGGCTTGTCCTTTTGATTCCTTCCACATCTGATGACTTCAAAAGGTCCAACCCTTGAGTCCAAGTGGGTTACGTAGGGTTGTCAACTGGTTAGTTCGATGGGTTTCTGTTGGGTCCTAATCAGTCCCCACTGATAAGGAGGCTAAGTTAGGCATGACCGCATTTATATTTCCAATTATATAATCAGGCTCATGGTAATTTGTCTATAAACAGGTCATAAACGGTTTACGATGGAGCTAAATGGACTATAAAAGACCGGCCAACAATTGGTTAAAGGTGTTGATCAATTTCAGTCGAGCTCCCATTGGGTTGCAATGAAACATCATTACCAACTCTTGGCATGATCAAGCTAGGTTTGGCACTGGGCTGTTTACTATCGGTCGGCCTAGTGTCGGGCTTTAACTGATTGGGTCTATTTGTGCCagctaccatttttttttttttataaagagcttttgacacccctaagagCTAAGATTatgttttcaattttattgagaATTATAGAGTTATAATCTTGATTCCGTTGGTGTTTTAGTGTAAAGagcttttgacacccctaagccCACAATTTCCTGAATTTTTCTCCTTATCTTTTCATTTGTACAATGTACAATTTACGGCGAAATCTCATTTTTCCTACACATGAAGAAGGTATTAGGATCTATAAGGTTATAAATCTACATCggttatttcagttttaataTCTTGTGCTAAGCAAAAAATAGTGACAAAGAAAAGAGTAAAAATAATTGtaggaaaatattaaaaaaaaaaaaaaaaaaggcatgggttatcctctctctccttttggaGAAAGATCATCTTGCCCTCTtgtatttaattcaataattgGTGCATATCACTAATTTACCGAAAGTTGGCACCATGCACACAACcctcatccaaaaataaaaatcttgagGGAAAGTGATTGCTACCAGCAAGGTATTATGATTTTTCTaatactttctctctcctccttgacATGTGAGTCCTCTCTAGAATATAGATATGTATCTTGCACCGGCCCATCTCATGCTCCCATGGTTGACGTGGGAGATTTTATTGTAAACTAGCAATCTgacattcccccccccccccccccccccccccccccaaagaaaaaataataatgactTCCATTTCAAACGAATTACTCATTACTCATTactcatggatttaggtatcgaTATTGTATACTATTATCAGCCCCCTTACACTTGATTCATATCAATATCAACAATGACAGATATTAAATTATTTGAGAACTAAAATCGAGAGATTAATATAGGAGCATGGTTGAAAATACTTGAGAGGTCTTGGGATCAGACAAAAACATCTATGTTGTCTTTTACCTTATGGGATCAAACAAAAATATCTATTATTGTCTATTACCTTTCGGGATGGATAAAAAATCTGTGATTGTCTTTTACCTTATCACACCTTCATCTATACCAATCTTGTGATACACCATCAACCAAGAATCAAGATCAAACTGGACTAATATCTCATCCAATCCGATCTAATTCGATTCAATTCCTCAAACCGTGCTCCAGAGTCTAGAAGAAAGAAGTTAGGTAAGGTgagttttcattaatcaaagcTAAAGACTTGGCCTAACTAATAAAGTCTTTCTTCAATATGGATTATGGGCTACATGTTTACCCCATATAACTACAAGACCtttctttattaaaaatattCCTACTTGTTATTGTTTATACAGTCATACTATATTGCAAAAtgcaaatatataaaaataaaactattcACTTGCCaaagaatatataaaaataaaattaatcaaTCCCTTCTATTTTTGCCATGTGCATCAAATATATAAAAACGAAAATTATTCAATCCCTTCTATGTAACAGAACTCTTCAGAAAAATTTCCTTATACAGAAATAGTTAATATAGAGCTGTTCTTATCTGAATTGccattaaattaattaaattatatgGAAAAATGAATATGCACAGCCAATATTACATGTCTCCAAcactctctcttttatttaattttttttggcacacattctctcttctctgaTCATGCGGGTCTTCCCTAGATGAATCATGAGGTACTTTTTCCTCCATGCACCCATTGGCTTAGCTTGAAAGATGTTAATACACATGTGTGACATATAAATTTCTCACCCCCCATATCCTATAGAGAGTTGTAATGTTTAATTAAAGTAATGTACTTAGAATTAATTATCGAATATAGAGTAATAATTAAATCCACCTACCTTGTAAAAGTCAGTCAAAATTTCCGAACTCCGAACTCCCACAAAACTCAAATAAGGCAATAGTTCTTTTTCCTTTGAGCTCTTATCCATCTCACATTATGAAATCCTTTTCCAATTGCTAGTTATTTTCAAGGGGAAAGTTATCTTGGCATCCTGCGTTGAAGGAAGCGTGCAACCATCAATGGTTGTCAATATTTGTTTCCCTATTTGCGAATGATCTAGAATAACCCCCTCCCCACCATTGCTCCTTTTAACCCTATGAGCATCCAAGGGGAAAGTTATCTTGGCATCCTGCATTGAAGGAACCGTACAGCCATCAATGGTTgtcaatattttttaattttttttatcagccaaacaaaaaatattcattAAATAGCAATATTTACATTGGATAGCATATCTGCCCTATATATGGGCTTTCCATTAGTTACAGTAGCGTGAGCTATAGATTTTAGTTCTCCTAATAGCCTATATCTATTTATAATACAAAAAGTAGGAGTAGCAGGAAGCTTGTCCAACTCATATCTGAGCATAATTAAAGTTTTTGGCCATAAGGTTAAAAGTTTTTCAAATTGTTTATCAAAAAACAGCTTTAGGTCTTCTGCGTCACTCCACACCGCATTCACCGTCCACCTCTTGGTCCTTGCCCATTCCAGCCCCTTGAGAAGACCCAGAGCCTCCGCCTCACCTCTTTATCCTGTCAAAACATAGTTTGATTCACAGAagatatttttgttttgggaaATACAAGCAATCGCTCATGCAGACATAGTTCTCTGTTTGTCCATGATACTAGTAATGATGAGAGTGATTGTGCTTGGTGTTAATGGTGTGGGTGTGATGATAGAGTTTGAGTTAGATGTCACCTGGTTCTCTTGATTAGAGTGAATAATTCCGTTtgcaatccaaaattcaatGTGCTTAAGGGTGCTaacaaaatatgatttttgtgCATAGAAAATTGTTTTATTTCTGTGATTCCAGAGAAAGTAACAAGTGATTATgaagacagaaaaaaaaaaccatctcaGATCTTTTTCCGGAATAAAACCAGAATTGAAGCAAAATGAAACTAGTTTCTTAACAGAATCCATTGGAAGATGATCAAGTTTAAAGCCCAAATTTTCCTTGTGATTTCACAATCCACCAATAAATGGTAAAGAGATTCTTGCTTGGCTGAGCATAAATGACATAATGGGTCTATATCCACCCATTTTGTCAAAATATCCTTTCTTGGTAAACCGTCATTTATTGttctccaaaagaaaatcttaaaccTGGGGTGGATCTTGATTTTCCAGAAAAATCGCCACCATCGTGAGCATGGAAATgagcaacaacacctgtttgaGCATGCATTGAAATGTGTTAGTGTGTTGGTCTGGAGAAATTTAGCAGCTAATTTTGTTAAGAAAGATCCCTCCTTTCATAAGGTACACCACCATCTGTCATTATTATGGGATAAAGGGATTTGAACAATAGAATCAGTAATATTACTGGGAACAACAGAGTTTAGCAGTTCATTGTTCCAAGTATTGTCAATGATGAAGCTACTAACTGATTCATTAGAAAGTGTGCGTGTTCCATTGTTGTTCAAAACCTTGGGTAACTCAAAGAATATTATTTTGAGAGTGAACCCATGGGTCAAACCATAAGAAGGTATTGAGGCCATTACCTATTTTCCGAATAACCATCCTTCTCAAAATTGGAAGAATTTTATTAATGTTATTCCAACAAGGTGATCCTCTTGTTTTAAGAGTTTTAGGGTCTAAGACTGACCTATTGGCAAAGTATTTTGACCTAAGGACTTGAACCCAGAGACTATTAGCATTTGATAAGAGTCTCCATCCCAGTTTGAAAATAACAAGTGGTACTAATGGTTGTCAATATTTGTTTCCCTATTTGCAAATGATCTAGAATAATCCCCCTTATTGTTCCCTTAAACCCTATGAGCATCATCCGAAGGCCTCGATCAACTATGACAaaaggaaaactcagtcctATTTATAAGTAGTGTTatcttttacaaaataaaaaggcACTCACCGATCATgttaattatttatatataaggGGGCTTTAACAAATTACTTAGatattttttctccaattgGGGAGGGTGGGGTTGAGACTTGGgttggagtatttttttttttgtcactaaACATCTATTTCACCACATGGAAAGATGATATGTTCATTCCAATAATTTGATAGAGAGGAGTAGAGGACATGGTCTAAATTAGTCAcatatcaaaattttaaattaaattcaattaaaacaTGTAGAACACTAAGATGACCACGTCCATCTGTGTTTATGCAAATCTAGAGGAAGTTTCAAATTGAGTGTTTTGAATa is drawn from Macadamia integrifolia cultivar HAES 741 chromosome 7, SCU_Mint_v3, whole genome shotgun sequence and contains these coding sequences:
- the LOC122083474 gene encoding uncharacterized protein LOC122083474, with the protein product MGRESERERCLEWWEEVMFLLRRVWSRTATRLGIRKSGLLKLRHDVSECEYEDVHVMWDMLKKTDTELGRSPSKKQKRALLKFLMWARNSTCLCRSS